One window of Mangrovibacterium diazotrophicum genomic DNA carries:
- a CDS encoding phosphotransferase enzyme family protein: MRYEESELRAIIGNFIIEGELAKIILYGDGLINQTYFVETAGESSPDYILQNKNTNIFKDIPGMMNNIQRVTAHLKAKVKQAGGDPEREAMTVIESKSGEPFYKDEQGNFWTLYLFISDTQTYESADTPEDAYAGGKGIGKFQRMLADMEGELTDILPGFHNMRYRFQQWDAVLAKDPVGRKKELSAEINWIESRRAEMMDFWKLVESGEIPIRVTHNDTKINNILFDQKGEVLCVIDLDTVLSSTVLNDFGDAIRSYTNTGLEDDPDLSKVGMDMRIFEGFTKGYLSEARAFLTESEKHYLAFSAKFITYEQVLRFLMDYIDGDNYYRVNSEDHNLVRTRAQYQLLLSIEAQMDAMNAIVKESCSTI, translated from the coding sequence ATGAGATACGAGGAGAGCGAATTGAGAGCGATTATTGGCAATTTTATAATCGAAGGAGAGCTTGCGAAAATCATTTTATATGGAGATGGTTTGATCAATCAAACTTATTTCGTGGAAACTGCTGGAGAAAGCAGTCCAGACTACATCCTTCAAAATAAGAACACGAATATTTTCAAAGATATTCCCGGTATGATGAACAACATCCAACGGGTGACGGCTCACCTGAAAGCTAAAGTCAAGCAGGCTGGTGGGGATCCGGAGCGGGAGGCGATGACGGTGATTGAATCCAAATCGGGAGAGCCGTTTTACAAGGACGAACAGGGAAATTTCTGGACTTTGTACCTGTTTATTTCCGACACGCAAACCTATGAAAGTGCTGATACGCCCGAGGACGCTTACGCCGGAGGTAAGGGAATTGGTAAATTTCAACGCATGCTTGCCGATATGGAAGGCGAGCTCACGGATATTTTGCCGGGATTCCACAACATGCGTTACCGTTTTCAGCAGTGGGATGCCGTTTTGGCAAAAGACCCGGTTGGGCGGAAAAAAGAACTTTCCGCAGAAATTAATTGGATTGAAAGCCGTAGAGCAGAGATGATGGATTTCTGGAAACTCGTGGAATCGGGCGAAATTCCTATTCGTGTGACGCACAATGATACGAAGATTAACAACATTCTTTTCGATCAAAAAGGCGAAGTGCTTTGCGTCATCGACCTGGATACCGTTCTGTCAAGTACGGTGTTGAATGATTTTGGCGATGCCATTCGCTCGTACACCAACACGGGCTTGGAAGATGATCCTGACTTGTCGAAAGTGGGCATGGATATGCGAATTTTCGAAGGTTTCACAAAAGGCTATCTGTCGGAGGCCAGAGCCTTTCTTACGGAGTCGGAAAAACATTACCTGGCGTTTTCGGCGAAGTTCATTACCTATGAGCAAGTGTTGCGTTTTCTTATGGATTACATTGACGGAGATAATTATTATCGGGTAAATTCGGAAGATCACAACCTGGTGCGTACGCGCGCGCAATACCAGTTATTGCTGAGTATTGAAGCGCAGATGGATGCGATGAACGCCATCGTTAAGGAAAGTTGTTCGACCATTTAA
- a CDS encoding carbohydrate-binding family 9-like protein, whose protein sequence is MEYKVKKIESPLTVDGDWDKEVWQRAESLTLDHHMGDILKFRPTVEAKLLYDSTSLYVIFKVNDQFVKCRTTEPNGPVWTDSCAEFFFAPNLSVPERYFNLEVNCGGTPLMFYNLVPRKDFTVVDADELAKLEIAHSLPKSIEEEISEPIQWTLEYRLPLDLISRYAEIEKPKSGVIWNANFYKIADETSNPHYLTWNPVQKAEPDFHLPEFFGKLLFE, encoded by the coding sequence ATGGAATATAAAGTCAAAAAAATAGAGAGTCCGTTGACTGTTGATGGTGATTGGGATAAGGAAGTTTGGCAACGAGCGGAAAGCCTGACGCTGGATCACCACATGGGTGATATCCTGAAGTTTCGCCCCACAGTAGAAGCGAAGTTGTTGTACGACTCAACAAGTTTGTATGTGATCTTCAAAGTAAATGATCAGTTTGTCAAGTGCCGGACAACCGAGCCAAACGGTCCGGTGTGGACCGATTCCTGCGCCGAGTTTTTTTTCGCGCCAAACTTGTCGGTTCCCGAACGTTATTTCAACCTGGAAGTCAATTGTGGCGGAACTCCGCTCATGTTTTACAATTTGGTTCCGCGCAAAGATTTTACCGTTGTTGATGCTGACGAATTGGCGAAGCTGGAGATAGCGCATTCACTTCCTAAAAGTATAGAGGAGGAAATAAGCGAGCCGATTCAATGGACGCTGGAGTATCGCCTGCCCCTGGATTTGATTTCGCGTTATGCCGAAATTGAAAAACCGAAAAGCGGTGTGATCTGGAATGCCAACTTCTACAAAATTGCAGACGAAACATCGAACCCGCATTACCTCACCTGGAACCCGGTGCAAAAGGCAGAGCCTGATTTCCACTTACCGGAGTTTTTCGGGAAGCTTTTGTTTGAGTAA
- a CDS encoding efflux MFS transporter permease, with protein sequence MPNDNNKRIFKDWVPTWLIYVALALFLLPVACALGIYLGGMSTATSYFGVDQIDIRYSVIIYYISIVVGFPMEARFFNYFSSKPYLIGCVALSIAANLVMYLNHSFAVLLVVRFLAGTISLGLIGIVFNLVFNQFHAQRSRVLGYATMYSALFGTAPLAYIVDAWIFSNFNFNAIFLVGVFGILPGIILLSIILRNGIDLRRNGKISLKSLEWVSYILYAAGLLLLAYVILYGQYYHWFRSLRIILCFSASIVLLGLFIVRQIILKDPYINLRVFKTRNFRIGMGLLVLFYLGKGDMSLLNGFITNNVKLDVYHYGYTMLINFVGIVLGAFLAARYLLAGTRIRIIWMMGFGALLGYHLFALSVLNHQAEIEDLLLPLFLQGFGNGMLILSIVVFYVTAVPAEIGFSASVTGVLFRAITFTSSMALTSYSGLVFRKIHYQAFSGNITADEPLLADRLGEYKQALLQHGASAAESSSGAMNLLGKAVAGQDNLLFTRDYYIYMSCMLFAVLLLIATIPHFNYHIKKIRTKLIPI encoded by the coding sequence ATGCCAAACGACAATAACAAACGGATTTTTAAGGATTGGGTCCCCACGTGGTTAATCTACGTGGCTCTGGCCCTTTTCTTATTGCCCGTTGCCTGTGCTTTGGGGATATATTTGGGTGGAATGAGCACCGCGACCAGCTACTTTGGCGTCGATCAGATCGACATTCGCTATTCGGTGATCATCTACTACATTTCAATTGTGGTAGGCTTCCCGATGGAGGCGCGCTTCTTCAACTACTTCTCATCAAAGCCCTACCTCATTGGCTGTGTAGCCTTGTCCATCGCTGCAAACCTGGTAATGTACCTGAACCACAGTTTCGCGGTTTTACTTGTTGTCCGCTTTTTGGCCGGCACCATCTCGCTAGGATTGATTGGCATTGTCTTCAACCTGGTGTTTAACCAATTTCACGCGCAACGAAGTCGGGTGCTGGGCTACGCGACCATGTACTCCGCACTTTTCGGAACGGCTCCGCTGGCGTACATCGTCGATGCCTGGATCTTTTCAAATTTCAACTTTAACGCAATCTTTTTAGTGGGTGTATTCGGCATTTTACCAGGTATTATCCTACTATCTATTATTTTAAGGAATGGGATTGACCTCCGTCGTAATGGGAAAATTTCGCTAAAATCACTGGAATGGGTTAGCTATATTCTGTATGCTGCTGGATTACTGTTGCTGGCCTACGTTATTTTATATGGACAATACTACCACTGGTTTCGGAGTCTTCGAATAATTCTTTGTTTTTCGGCCTCCATCGTTCTGTTAGGCTTATTCATTGTTCGGCAGATCATCCTGAAAGATCCGTACATAAACCTACGCGTGTTCAAAACCCGCAACTTTAGAATTGGAATGGGCCTGCTGGTACTATTCTATTTGGGCAAAGGAGATATGAGCCTACTCAATGGTTTTATCACAAACAATGTAAAGCTCGATGTTTACCACTACGGCTACACCATGTTGATCAACTTCGTGGGTATTGTACTGGGAGCCTTTTTAGCTGCCCGTTATCTTTTGGCCGGCACCCGGATTCGGATCATTTGGATGATGGGCTTTGGCGCACTGTTGGGGTATCACCTTTTTGCGCTATCTGTTTTGAACCACCAGGCAGAAATTGAAGATTTACTCTTGCCGCTCTTCCTGCAGGGGTTCGGAAACGGGATGCTCATTTTGTCGATTGTTGTTTTCTATGTCACCGCAGTTCCAGCCGAAATCGGATTTTCAGCCTCGGTAACCGGGGTTCTCTTCCGGGCAATTACCTTTACCAGCAGCATGGCGCTGACCAGTTACTCGGGATTGGTATTTCGGAAAATACATTACCAGGCATTTAGCGGAAATATTACAGCCGACGAACCACTACTGGCAGATCGCCTGGGCGAATACAAACAAGCACTTTTGCAACACGGAGCCTCGGCAGCGGAGAGCAGTTCGGGAGCGATGAACCTGCTTGGGAAAGCCGTTGCCGGACAGGATAATTTACTTTTCACGCGGGACTACTACATTTATATGAGCTGCATGCTTTTTGCAGTTTTGCTGTTGATTGCAACAATTCCGCATTTTAATTATCACATCAAAAAAATCCGCACAAAACTGATCCCGATTTAA
- a CDS encoding HlyD family secretion protein produces the protein MSDQLAKYRKVDHAVLKISYVAALCILGILLIWGGIKLYDFYRYEQTNDAQIEEYINPILSRTSGFVQEIRYTDHQQVAKGDTLVILDKNEATVRLHQVEAEIGSAEAQLKVLQNNIRVASSGSSIHKAQISAAEAQLWRQQKDYERYEELLKGEAVTQQQFEGIKTQLEIAKSNYEAVKNTFVNSQDQVSDAQAKLEVAQANLEQKKVELEKVKLDLQYAVILAPSNGFMGTKKLQEGQFIQAGQTVGYMVDKQQGKWVVANFQETQIADMHEGQQALITVDAFPGESFTGVIESFSPATGSQFSLLPSDNATGNFVKVTQRFPVKITFNGNNPVMSKLKAGMNAEVSIVKD, from the coding sequence ATGAGCGATCAATTAGCAAAATATCGAAAAGTAGATCATGCGGTCTTAAAGATTTCGTATGTGGCAGCATTATGCATTTTGGGCATTTTGCTGATTTGGGGAGGAATTAAATTGTACGATTTTTACCGGTATGAGCAAACCAATGATGCTCAGATTGAAGAGTATATCAACCCGATTTTGAGCCGGACAAGTGGCTTCGTTCAGGAAATCCGGTACACCGACCACCAGCAGGTTGCCAAAGGCGACACCCTGGTTATTCTGGATAAAAATGAAGCAACCGTAAGGCTGCACCAGGTTGAAGCTGAAATCGGATCAGCCGAAGCACAACTAAAAGTCTTGCAAAACAATATTCGGGTGGCGTCGAGTGGATCAAGCATTCACAAAGCGCAAATCAGTGCTGCAGAAGCCCAACTGTGGCGCCAGCAAAAAGATTACGAACGCTACGAAGAGCTTTTAAAAGGTGAAGCCGTTACCCAGCAACAGTTTGAAGGAATTAAAACACAGCTGGAGATTGCGAAATCGAACTACGAAGCGGTGAAAAACACCTTTGTCAACTCGCAGGACCAGGTATCGGATGCACAAGCCAAACTCGAAGTGGCACAAGCCAACCTGGAACAGAAAAAGGTTGAACTAGAAAAAGTGAAACTGGACTTGCAGTATGCGGTGATCCTTGCACCGTCCAACGGTTTTATGGGAACCAAAAAACTGCAGGAAGGACAATTCATCCAGGCCGGGCAAACAGTTGGCTACATGGTCGACAAGCAACAGGGCAAATGGGTGGTGGCCAACTTCCAGGAAACACAAATTGCCGACATGCACGAAGGGCAGCAAGCGCTGATCACGGTGGACGCTTTCCCGGGAGAGTCGTTCACCGGTGTAATTGAATCCTTCTCGCCCGCAACAGGATCACAATTCAGTTTGCTGCCGTCGGACAATGCAACCGGAAACTTTGTGAAAGTCACCCAGCGTTTCCCGGTGAAAATCACTTTTAACGGCAACAACCCGGTGATGAGCAAATTGAAAGCCGGAATGAACGCGGAAGTTTCTATCGTCAAAGATTAA
- a CDS encoding TolC family protein gives MRIVLWIFAFCVIFNQPATAQETTETNIPINLQQAWQRADEYSTELRSQRIDQQIKNEHVLDIKQNWLPSVEVDASYGKLANIPVFVNGILHEAEYIPLEDHSTYDANIEAYFNIYNGKKTKLSVEKAEAQADMAEHIAQASQSEIHYEVASYYLDLLRTNEFEKIIEQNIYRNSKRLDQITQLYDNGVVLKSDLLRAQLQLSQQKVNLQKMQNNKALAGQHLNLLMGYEDAHPLQLADSIEYAVPDTAMLYADYISVALKQSPFEKMADTQISMSELEQKEIKAEKLPRIGMFGKYSYSYPQIMLYPYSTSPYLLGIAGVKISYNLSSLYHNKHKESAAALEVQQQYLAKEQTEETLRTKINEAYKRFKEDQDNIEVSKISVQQAEENYRIVNQTYFNKLALLTDLLEADTQLQQAQFDLVNNYIAARMHFYQLQKITGEL, from the coding sequence ATGAGGATAGTTCTATGGATTTTTGCTTTCTGCGTGATTTTTAATCAACCGGCAACAGCGCAAGAGACAACCGAAACCAATATACCAATCAATTTACAACAAGCCTGGCAACGAGCCGACGAATACAGCACCGAGCTGCGTTCGCAACGCATCGACCAGCAAATCAAGAACGAGCACGTTTTAGACATCAAGCAGAACTGGCTTCCTTCGGTGGAAGTTGACGCCAGTTACGGAAAGCTGGCTAACATTCCCGTGTTTGTAAATGGAATTTTGCACGAAGCGGAATACATTCCGCTGGAAGATCACAGCACTTACGATGCCAATATCGAGGCTTACTTCAACATTTATAATGGCAAAAAAACAAAGCTGTCGGTTGAAAAGGCAGAAGCCCAGGCCGACATGGCCGAACATATTGCACAGGCTTCCCAATCTGAAATTCATTACGAAGTAGCGAGTTACTACCTGGACCTGTTACGGACCAACGAGTTTGAGAAAATCATTGAGCAAAACATTTACCGCAACTCGAAACGTCTGGATCAGATAACCCAGTTGTATGACAACGGAGTTGTGTTAAAGAGCGACTTGTTACGGGCGCAATTGCAGCTTTCGCAGCAAAAGGTAAACCTGCAAAAGATGCAGAACAACAAGGCATTGGCCGGACAGCATTTGAACCTGCTCATGGGTTACGAAGATGCACACCCGCTGCAACTAGCCGACAGCATTGAATATGCCGTCCCTGATACCGCAATGCTCTATGCCGACTATATTTCGGTGGCCCTTAAACAGTCGCCTTTCGAAAAAATGGCCGACACACAAATCTCCATGTCGGAGTTGGAGCAAAAGGAAATCAAAGCTGAGAAACTTCCGCGTATCGGGATGTTTGGGAAATACAGCTATTCGTATCCGCAGATCATGTTGTACCCCTACTCCACTTCCCCGTATTTACTGGGGATTGCCGGGGTAAAGATTTCATACAACCTTTCGTCGCTGTATCACAACAAACACAAGGAGTCGGCAGCAGCGCTCGAAGTGCAGCAACAATACCTGGCGAAAGAGCAAACCGAGGAAACCCTGCGGACGAAAATCAATGAAGCTTACAAACGCTTCAAAGAAGATCAGGACAACATTGAAGTAAGTAAAATAAGCGTACAACAAGCCGAGGAAAACTACCGGATTGTGAACCAAACCTACTTCAACAAGCTGGCCTTACTTACCGATTTACTCGAAGCCGACACCCAATTGCAACAAGCGCAGTTCGATTTAGTCAACAACTACATCGCGGCGCGCATGCACTTCTATCAATTACAAAAAATTACAGGCGAATTATAA
- a CDS encoding AraC family transcriptional regulator translates to MEKKKLNLDEISEKEDVFYVVYSNSEQEFPMHKHNKHQLYYVENGIAFFNTPTYSFFLPAHHFLWIPAGVEHNISSRTAVKMVYCLYIPTSITRGIQKLEEGTGIYPVNNLMVEMINYTRDWYGEVGAEQATRYQFLQTLTNVLVEAAGNMSLPVELPTTDNEDLRLVLKHIHHHIDQPLNLKSIAEQLGYSTRSLSRLFQNNINTSFLQYVKRLRVIKAMELLLQTNLSVSEISYRCGYNTLSSFSYVFQKLVHVSPAEFRKQTRQI, encoded by the coding sequence ATGGAAAAGAAAAAACTCAATCTGGATGAAATTAGCGAAAAGGAAGACGTGTTTTATGTTGTTTATTCCAACAGCGAGCAGGAATTCCCGATGCACAAACACAACAAACACCAGTTGTATTATGTAGAAAACGGAATCGCGTTTTTCAATACGCCTACTTACTCATTCTTTTTGCCTGCGCACCATTTTCTTTGGATTCCGGCAGGTGTTGAGCACAACATTAGCTCGCGCACAGCAGTGAAAATGGTGTATTGCCTCTATATCCCAACGTCAATCACCCGTGGAATACAGAAGCTGGAAGAAGGAACCGGCATTTACCCGGTGAACAACCTGATGGTTGAAATGATTAATTACACCCGCGATTGGTATGGTGAAGTCGGGGCGGAACAGGCGACCCGGTACCAGTTTTTGCAGACGTTGACCAATGTGTTGGTGGAGGCAGCCGGGAATATGTCGCTTCCGGTGGAGCTGCCCACAACCGACAACGAGGATTTGCGCCTGGTATTAAAACACATTCATCACCACATCGATCAACCCCTGAACCTGAAGTCGATCGCAGAGCAGCTGGGATACAGCACCCGTTCGTTGTCGCGCTTATTTCAAAACAACATCAATACCTCATTCCTACAGTATGTCAAGCGACTCCGGGTAATTAAAGCCATGGAGCTGCTGTTGCAAACCAACCTGTCGGTCAGCGAAATTAGCTACCGCTGCGGGTACAATACGCTTTCCTCATTTAGCTATGTTTTTCAGAAACTGGTGCATGTTTCGCCGGCCGAGTTTCGCAAGCAGACCCGGCAAATCTAG
- a CDS encoding arylsulfatase → MNKLIFSCLLLSVGLFFTGCTSKEEPKPDRPNILLIMLDDSGFSDLGCYGGEIQTPNIDQLAATGVRFTQMHNAARCCPTRASLLTGLYPQTAGITGMGVNLKMNAATIAEVLKDNGYHTGMTGKWHLSTTRALPENDEQLQWLAHRKDHGPFSPLDNYPSNRGFEEHWGTIWGVVDYFDPFSLVHNEEPIENVPDDFYVTDFITQKSIDLLDEYSKDDKPFFLYVAHNAPHWPLHALPEDIEKYKDTYNDGWEVLRQNRYERMVELGLIDTVAYTLPENSSGRKWDDCENKDYEAACMAVHAAMVDHVDRGIGQLIDELKKNGQYENTLIFVLSDNGASYERGYPPGFDRPGFTRDSTIIEYNAQNPGSQTTWNYIGDAWASASNTPFRYWKKESYEGGSSTPFIVHWPQKLAGMENTINRGLAHVIDIMPTCLELAGVEYPDSINGLKTNKLDGTSLMPLLMGETTSIHDTLFWEHEGGRAIRIGDWKMSALPNRSWQLFNITEDHTEMNDLAAQHPEKVNEMDAVWQEYFDEVMRKAQAN, encoded by the coding sequence ATGAATAAATTGATCTTTTCTTGTTTGCTCTTAAGTGTGGGACTATTCTTCACCGGCTGTACTTCGAAAGAGGAGCCCAAGCCGGATCGCCCGAATATTTTGTTGATCATGCTGGATGATTCGGGATTTTCGGATTTGGGTTGTTATGGCGGCGAGATCCAAACGCCCAACATCGATCAGCTGGCAGCAACCGGCGTTCGGTTTACCCAAATGCATAATGCGGCCCGTTGTTGCCCAACGCGTGCTTCTTTGTTGACCGGATTATATCCCCAAACTGCCGGGATAACAGGAATGGGGGTCAATCTGAAAATGAATGCTGCTACGATCGCTGAAGTATTGAAGGACAATGGCTACCATACCGGCATGACCGGAAAATGGCATTTGTCGACAACGAGAGCGTTGCCCGAAAATGACGAACAACTACAGTGGTTGGCTCACCGCAAGGACCACGGGCCTTTTTCTCCTTTGGACAATTATCCAAGCAATCGTGGTTTCGAAGAACATTGGGGAACTATTTGGGGGGTTGTTGATTATTTCGACCCCTTCAGTTTGGTGCACAACGAAGAGCCAATCGAAAATGTGCCAGACGACTTTTATGTAACGGATTTTATCACGCAAAAATCAATTGATTTGTTGGACGAATACAGCAAAGACGATAAACCGTTCTTTTTGTACGTGGCGCATAATGCACCGCACTGGCCTTTACACGCATTGCCCGAAGATATTGAAAAATACAAGGATACCTACAACGATGGATGGGAAGTATTGCGACAAAACCGGTACGAACGAATGGTTGAACTGGGCTTGATCGATACGGTTGCTTACACGCTTCCGGAAAATTCATCGGGCCGAAAATGGGATGACTGTGAAAACAAAGATTACGAGGCAGCATGTATGGCGGTTCATGCAGCGATGGTTGACCATGTTGACCGGGGAATTGGTCAACTTATTGACGAACTGAAAAAGAATGGTCAATATGAAAATACGCTGATTTTTGTATTATCCGATAATGGTGCGTCGTACGAACGTGGCTACCCACCCGGTTTCGATCGTCCCGGCTTTACCCGTGATTCAACCATCATTGAGTACAATGCGCAAAATCCCGGTTCGCAAACCACCTGGAATTACATTGGTGATGCATGGGCAAGCGCGTCAAATACGCCTTTCCGCTATTGGAAAAAAGAATCTTATGAAGGTGGCAGCTCAACACCGTTTATTGTTCACTGGCCTCAAAAGCTGGCAGGCATGGAAAACACGATCAACCGGGGACTTGCCCACGTGATCGATATCATGCCGACTTGTTTGGAGCTGGCTGGCGTTGAATATCCCGATAGTATAAATGGTTTGAAAACAAATAAACTGGATGGAACCAGTTTGATGCCGTTGTTGATGGGGGAAACAACTTCGATTCACGATACGCTATTCTGGGAACACGAAGGTGGGCGCGCGATTCGCATCGGAGATTGGAAAATGTCGGCTCTACCGAACAGATCCTGGCAGCTGTTTAATATTACAGAAGACCATACTGAAATGAACGATCTGGCGGCGCAGCATCCGGAAAAAGTCAATGAAATGGATGCTGTTTGGCAGGAGTACTTCGATGAGGTGATGCGAAAGGCGCAAGCTAATTAG
- a CDS encoding RNA polymerase sigma factor, whose translation MQTNLNENQLIDRLKRDDALAFDSLFKIYGTKLYSFALKYLRSESESEELVQEVFVKIWENRKALKTDLSFKSYLFTIALNQIRKYFNKRAITLNYLNQLGGEDFETNKTVESIDYASLLKRVDEIVDGLPDRKKLIFQKSRKEGKSSKEIATELEITIGTVDNQISDALKIIREALRKEDLALLLFLTLFL comes from the coding sequence ATGCAGACGAATCTAAACGAAAACCAACTAATCGATCGCTTGAAGAGGGATGATGCTCTTGCTTTTGATTCTCTTTTTAAGATTTACGGCACCAAGCTGTATTCGTTTGCGCTGAAATACCTGAGATCAGAAAGCGAGTCGGAAGAGTTGGTGCAAGAGGTTTTTGTGAAAATATGGGAAAACCGGAAAGCATTGAAAACCGACCTTTCCTTTAAGTCTTACCTCTTTACAATTGCGTTGAACCAAATCCGAAAGTACTTCAACAAACGCGCAATTACATTAAATTACCTCAATCAGCTCGGCGGCGAAGATTTCGAAACGAATAAGACGGTAGAGTCAATCGATTATGCATCTCTCTTGAAAAGGGTCGATGAGATCGTCGACGGCCTTCCTGATCGCAAAAAGCTGATCTTCCAAAAGAGCAGAAAAGAAGGTAAATCCTCGAAAGAAATAGCGACTGAATTGGAAATCACCATCGGTACTGTCGATAATCAAATTTCAGATGCATTAAAGATTATCCGGGAAGCGCTTCGAAAAGAAGATCTGGCGCTGCTGTTATTCCTGACCTTATTCCTCTAA
- a CDS encoding FecR family protein, which yields MDDDLKKLLQKYQSGKIALKDELKLSKRLADHLDEDAEQLLRNDIQDHFENSDEENKDLSGVLSEIHHRIHLNQSAQKKSKIRLLYQLASKAAAVLFIPLLLFAVYQWYNAAKPVNGDALVEIVAPRGARITFQLPDGTNGTLNAMSHLSYSPSFSNNRHVALSGEAYFDVAKDKKHPFTISANDNVVKVVGTKFSLSAYPEDKLTELVLEEGKVLFTPSNSNKPIDIIPGERLVSSDRGVEQSKVETWKYTAWKDGRLVFRNDSMEELARRISRWYNVDVHIDDQGLEEYVFRGVFENDSLEEVLRLLKLTSPIAYRIEDRQPNADGSFSKKRVIITKNNN from the coding sequence ATGGATGACGATTTAAAAAAGCTATTGCAGAAATACCAAAGCGGTAAAATTGCGTTAAAAGATGAACTGAAACTGTCGAAACGATTGGCAGATCATCTGGACGAGGATGCAGAACAGCTTCTCCGAAATGATATTCAAGATCATTTTGAAAACTCGGATGAAGAGAATAAAGACCTGAGCGGTGTTTTGTCCGAGATCCATCATCGTATTCATCTCAATCAATCCGCGCAAAAGAAAAGCAAAATTCGTCTGCTTTACCAGTTGGCTTCCAAAGCGGCGGCTGTCCTTTTCATTCCGCTTTTGCTGTTTGCTGTTTACCAATGGTACAATGCGGCAAAGCCTGTTAATGGCGACGCTCTGGTTGAGATCGTTGCACCAAGAGGCGCACGAATCACTTTCCAATTGCCAGATGGAACCAATGGCACACTGAACGCCATGTCGCATTTAAGCTATTCTCCTTCGTTTTCGAACAATCGCCATGTTGCACTTTCGGGTGAAGCCTACTTTGATGTGGCAAAGGATAAAAAACACCCGTTTACGATATCTGCCAACGACAATGTCGTTAAGGTGGTCGGAACTAAATTTTCCTTATCGGCCTATCCTGAAGACAAGTTGACTGAGCTGGTTTTAGAAGAGGGAAAAGTGCTGTTTACACCTTCCAATTCAAACAAACCAATCGATATTATCCCGGGAGAGAGACTTGTAAGCTCCGATCGCGGGGTGGAACAATCAAAAGTTGAAACCTGGAAATATACAGCCTGGAAAGACGGAAGGCTTGTTTTCAGGAACGACTCGATGGAAGAGCTTGCGCGTCGCATCTCACGATGGTATAATGTTGATGTACACATTGACGATCAGGGGCTGGAAGAATATGTGTTCCGGGGTGTATTTGAGAATGATTCGCTGGAGGAGGTTTTACGTCTGCTGAAATTAACTTCTCCAATTGCTTATCGGATTGAAGATCGGCAACCAAATGCTGACGGAAGTTTCAGTAAAAAACGAGTAATAATCACTAAAAATAACAACTAG